From a region of the Rouxiella sp. S1S-2 genome:
- a CDS encoding ABC transporter substrate-binding protein, producing the protein MILSAASVLLGKNKNATKTKIALACCLVMLSGAATAAQPEAGTFKMGIEPWLGYGQWHVASHEGIFKKQGLENVDIINFAEDKDINAALASGKIDGANIATHTAMAMVSAGLPIKVVLLLDQSETADALLVGKDITSLQQLKGKQVAYEEGTTSDILLHSAIASAGMKWGDIIPVPMPADSAGSALIAKRVPAAVTYEPYISAAKKQDPSLTMLYSGSSDPGLIGDVLVVRESVIKDKPGQVAALIKSWDAALTHYQANTQADRAIIAKAVGAAPADLETAFDGVKYYSLADNKKVLSHSFADQTFVHVLKAATAAGLIPKPVTAAQVIDASFVNGL; encoded by the coding sequence ATGATTCTGTCCGCTGCTTCTGTGCTGTTAGGAAAAAATAAAAACGCGACGAAAACCAAAATCGCTTTGGCATGCTGTCTGGTGATGCTCAGCGGCGCGGCAACGGCGGCTCAACCGGAGGCGGGAACCTTCAAAATGGGCATTGAGCCTTGGCTAGGTTACGGCCAGTGGCACGTCGCCAGTCATGAGGGTATTTTTAAAAAACAGGGTTTGGAAAACGTCGATATTATTAACTTTGCCGAGGATAAAGACATCAACGCGGCGCTGGCCAGCGGTAAAATAGACGGCGCCAATATCGCCACGCACACCGCTATGGCGATGGTTTCTGCCGGTTTACCGATAAAAGTCGTGCTGCTTCTCGACCAAAGTGAAACCGCCGATGCCCTGTTGGTGGGTAAAGACATCACCTCATTGCAACAGCTGAAGGGTAAGCAGGTGGCCTATGAAGAAGGCACCACCAGCGATATTCTGCTGCACAGCGCCATCGCCTCGGCGGGCATGAAATGGGGTGATATTATTCCAGTGCCAATGCCGGCCGACTCCGCAGGCAGTGCACTTATCGCCAAGCGCGTGCCCGCCGCCGTTACCTATGAGCCTTATATTAGCGCAGCCAAAAAGCAGGACCCTTCTCTGACGATGCTCTACAGCGGCTCGTCCGATCCGGGCCTGATCGGCGACGTTTTAGTGGTTCGCGAGTCGGTGATTAAAGACAAACCCGGCCAAGTTGCCGCACTGATTAAAAGCTGGGACGCCGCTCTGACGCATTATCAGGCCAATACGCAGGCAGACCGCGCGATCATCGCCAAAGCCGTCGGTGCCGCACCTGCCGACCTCGAAACCGCGTTTGACGGGGTTAAGTATTATTCGCTGGCGGATAACAAAAAAGTCTTAAGCCACAGCTTCGCCGATCAGACCTTTGTGCACGTGCTCAAAGCCGCCACAGCAGCAGGTTTGATCCCTAAACCGGTGACCGCCGCTCAGGTGATCGATGCTTCCTTCGTCAACGGGCTTTAA
- a CDS encoding MmgE/PrpD family protein → MSEILDVQSTLVAFVNDTCFDDLPAELVARAKRHIIDTLGAGLVGATSEVARDVTQFILSEGCLPLATLWGRAEKTSARNAALLNGIASHALELDDTGGCDHSGAVVIPAMLAVLPLCDKPVSGEEFITAVVLGYDVARRVLEACGGYSAHNGAGWHSTSTCGVFGAAAASAKLLGLNAAQISSALGIAGSLSGGLWAFIHDGSQSKKLHAGRAAEGGVLAALSAQAGITGPAGVFEDHWGGFLKTVAPASAQQQALVAELGQVWKLMRCSIKPYASCRGTHAAIDATGILLDKMATVAEDVEQIQVTLSPFLQEMCGDEKISTLAAAQMSIKYAVAARLVYGHAGLDAYGDEQRSDPRLLAAIDRVSLQVDPTFSADGEPEVTLITKNGRRLTHKVDIALGAPANPVSDQQLRDKFMSLATRAVSVAQAETLWFEALRLEAVDDLRNIEKLLHRA, encoded by the coding sequence ATGAGTGAAATACTTGACGTACAGTCAACGCTGGTGGCGTTTGTTAACGACACCTGTTTTGATGATTTACCCGCCGAACTGGTCGCGCGCGCTAAGCGACACATCATTGATACACTGGGGGCGGGACTGGTCGGCGCTACGAGTGAAGTTGCGCGGGACGTCACGCAGTTTATTTTAAGCGAAGGGTGTTTACCGCTTGCCACGCTGTGGGGACGGGCAGAGAAAACCTCTGCCCGCAATGCTGCGTTACTAAACGGTATTGCCAGCCACGCGTTGGAACTTGATGACACCGGCGGCTGTGACCACTCAGGTGCCGTAGTGATCCCGGCTATGCTGGCGGTCCTGCCGCTGTGCGACAAACCGGTTAGTGGTGAAGAATTTATCACTGCGGTGGTGTTGGGGTATGACGTGGCGCGTCGCGTGCTGGAAGCCTGCGGAGGTTATTCTGCACACAACGGGGCGGGGTGGCACTCCACCTCAACCTGCGGCGTATTCGGCGCAGCAGCGGCATCGGCAAAGTTATTAGGCTTAAACGCAGCACAAATTTCTTCTGCGTTGGGTATCGCGGGCAGTCTGAGCGGAGGACTGTGGGCGTTTATTCATGATGGCTCCCAAAGCAAAAAACTGCACGCCGGCCGTGCTGCCGAGGGTGGGGTATTGGCGGCGCTTAGCGCACAAGCGGGCATAACTGGCCCTGCTGGAGTTTTTGAAGACCACTGGGGCGGCTTTCTTAAAACGGTGGCTCCGGCGAGCGCCCAGCAACAGGCGTTGGTTGCCGAGTTAGGCCAGGTATGGAAGCTAATGCGCTGCTCAATCAAACCTTATGCTTCCTGTCGCGGTACGCATGCGGCGATAGACGCTACGGGAATTTTATTGGATAAAATGGCGACTGTAGCCGAAGACGTGGAACAGATTCAGGTGACGCTGTCACCTTTCCTGCAGGAGATGTGCGGTGATGAAAAGATAAGCACGTTGGCGGCGGCACAAATGAGCATCAAGTATGCGGTGGCTGCACGGCTGGTTTATGGACATGCCGGTCTGGATGCCTACGGGGACGAGCAACGGAGTGACCCAAGGTTGCTGGCGGCAATTGACCGAGTGAGTTTGCAGGTTGACCCCACCTTCAGCGCCGACGGTGAGCCAGAGGTCACCTTAATCACCAAAAACGGCAGGCGGTTGACCCACAAAGTGGATATTGCACTCGGCGCTCCGGCTAATCCGGTGAGTGATCAACAACTGCGCGATAAATTTATGTCGCTGGCAACGCGGGCAGTTAGCGTGGCTCAGGCTGAAACGTTATGGTTTGAAGCGTTGAGGCTAGAGGCCGTAGATGATTTAAGAAATATTGAGAAACTGCTCCATCGAGCTTAA
- a CDS encoding amino acid ABC transporter ATP-binding protein → MKSIIKAANVNKYFGDFQALKNINLEVQHGEVMCVIGPSGSGKSTFLRCINQLERIDSGGIWVDDELVGYRMEGKKLYPLNDKQIARQRLKTGMVFQRFNLFPDKTALENIIEGPCQVLLRPVKEATQEAMALLERVGLAHKRDAYPMELSGGQQQRVAIARALAMKPKLMLFDEPTSALDPEMVGEVLAVMRGLAAEGMTMIVVTHELGFAREVANRVVFMDEGGIIESGNPEDVLLNPQNPRTQNFISAVLI, encoded by the coding sequence ATGAAAAGCATTATTAAAGCCGCCAACGTCAATAAGTACTTTGGCGATTTTCAGGCGCTTAAAAATATCAATCTTGAGGTGCAACACGGTGAAGTGATGTGCGTTATCGGGCCAAGCGGCTCGGGCAAGAGCACCTTCCTGCGCTGCATTAACCAGTTAGAGCGCATCGACAGCGGCGGTATCTGGGTCGATGACGAGCTGGTGGGTTATCGCATGGAGGGTAAAAAACTTTATCCGCTTAACGATAAGCAGATTGCCCGCCAGCGTTTGAAAACCGGCATGGTGTTCCAGCGCTTTAACCTGTTTCCCGACAAAACGGCGCTGGAAAACATTATCGAAGGACCTTGCCAGGTGCTGCTGCGTCCGGTGAAAGAGGCGACGCAGGAGGCGATGGCGCTGCTTGAAAGAGTCGGGCTGGCGCACAAGCGCGACGCCTATCCGATGGAGCTTTCGGGCGGCCAGCAGCAGCGAGTCGCCATTGCCCGCGCGCTGGCGATGAAGCCGAAACTGATGCTGTTCGACGAGCCGACCTCGGCGCTGGACCCCGAGATGGTGGGTGAAGTGTTGGCGGTGATGCGCGGCCTGGCGGCGGAGGGAATGACAATGATTGTCGTCACCCATGAACTTGGTTTTGCACGAGAGGTGGCGAATCGCGTGGTCTTTATGGATGAAGGCGGAATTATAGAAAGTGGTAATCCTGAAGATGTCTTGCTGAATCCACAAAACCCAAGAACTCAGAATTTTATTTCTGCCGTTCTCATTTAA
- a CDS encoding LysR family transcriptional regulator: MESPLSKSGNTSPTKSDVNQHSIGVADLKLLRVFKTVVESGGFTAACNELNIGLAAISKQISDLEVRFGMKLCTRGREGFFLTEHGKVTYQACLDLFSSISQFRDKLNNARHDMFGELNIGIIDNTITDKKSPAIQALSEMYRKAPKVSIRLHATQLDEIERGVLDGRFTCGLVPVYQEKPEFDYYFLYEEISHLYCGDKHPLYSIPPDKITEKQVKSAEIVNHFYANHSKKNTYLELSSSNAIAVQVEAVTMLILSGNYIGFLPKHYALHLFGGSRLKPLLPDEINIATPFSLVVKKGSALSSVLTLFLNALQNEASGHTLHAGAK; encoded by the coding sequence ATGGAAAGTCCACTTTCCAAATCAGGAAACACATCACCCACTAAAAGCGATGTAAACCAGCACAGCATTGGGGTTGCAGATTTAAAACTTTTACGTGTATTTAAAACCGTGGTTGAGTCCGGGGGGTTTACTGCTGCCTGCAATGAATTAAATATTGGCCTGGCGGCCATCAGCAAGCAAATTTCAGACCTTGAAGTTCGCTTTGGAATGAAACTGTGCACCCGTGGACGAGAAGGTTTCTTTCTTACCGAACATGGGAAAGTCACCTATCAGGCTTGTCTGGATCTGTTTTCCTCCATCAGTCAATTTCGTGACAAGCTCAATAACGCCCGGCACGACATGTTCGGCGAACTGAACATCGGTATTATCGACAACACGATAACTGACAAAAAATCTCCAGCAATTCAAGCGCTTAGTGAGATGTATCGCAAGGCACCAAAGGTTAGCATTAGGCTGCACGCCACACAGTTGGACGAAATTGAACGCGGCGTTCTCGATGGGCGCTTCACCTGCGGCCTGGTGCCGGTATATCAGGAAAAACCCGAGTTTGATTATTATTTCCTGTATGAGGAAATATCCCACCTTTACTGTGGCGACAAACACCCACTTTATTCGATCCCGCCTGATAAAATAACTGAGAAGCAGGTAAAATCAGCGGAAATCGTTAATCACTTCTATGCCAATCACAGCAAAAAAAATACTTACCTCGAACTTTCATCCTCAAATGCCATTGCCGTTCAGGTAGAGGCCGTAACTATGCTTATTTTAAGTGGGAACTACATTGGCTTCTTACCAAAACATTATGCATTGCACCTTTTTGGGGGTAGCCGATTAAAACCATTACTACCTGATGAAATAAATATTGCCACTCCGTTCAGTCTGGTGGTAAAAAAAGGCAGTGCGCTGAGTTCGGTATTAACACTGTTTCTTAATGCCTTACAAAATGAGGCGAGCGGTCACACATTGCACGCGGGGGCTAAATAA
- a CDS encoding polysaccharide deacetylase encodes MSNNLVTTQDKWPQGKRCAVVITVDFNDIQGILSQVPAVAGREKTLSVWRYGTLRGVDRLLALLAEKNLRSSWCVPGAVADEHSDKIMHIARAGHELATCGYEFAQFDNLSLEQQISSLKRGQAALKAQTGEKPRGFRVPSGNWAPGFADALIEEGIDWSSSWRGDDVPYFQPMSDGLPSKLVELPMHYELEDEPYFAFNLSPAVPPAQSRIASYSHTLGNMKMDFDGFYRFGLCYVLRLHPEVIGTAGRIGLLAELFDYITSHPDVWVATAGEIADWWQQTQPQNDASHPAQVWQQHTQHGVQP; translated from the coding sequence ATGTCAAATAATCTTGTCACTACGCAGGATAAATGGCCGCAGGGCAAGCGTTGTGCGGTGGTCATTACTGTCGATTTTAATGACATTCAGGGCATTCTAAGCCAAGTGCCTGCCGTGGCGGGGCGCGAGAAAACGCTGTCAGTTTGGCGCTACGGGACCCTGCGCGGCGTTGACCGGCTGTTGGCGCTGCTGGCTGAAAAAAATCTGCGCAGCAGTTGGTGCGTGCCGGGTGCGGTGGCCGATGAACACTCGGACAAAATCATGCACATCGCGCGCGCGGGTCATGAACTGGCAACCTGTGGCTATGAGTTTGCCCAATTCGATAATTTGTCGCTGGAGCAGCAAATCTCGAGCCTCAAACGGGGGCAGGCTGCTCTTAAGGCGCAGACCGGTGAAAAGCCGCGTGGCTTCCGCGTTCCTTCCGGCAATTGGGCGCCCGGTTTTGCCGATGCGCTTATTGAAGAGGGGATCGACTGGAGTTCTTCGTGGCGCGGTGACGATGTGCCCTATTTTCAACCGATGAGCGACGGTTTGCCTTCAAAATTGGTTGAACTTCCGATGCACTATGAGCTGGAGGACGAGCCCTATTTTGCATTCAACCTCAGTCCGGCAGTGCCCCCGGCGCAGTCACGAATTGCCTCCTACAGCCACACGCTGGGCAATATGAAGATGGATTTCGACGGTTTTTATCGCTTTGGCCTGTGCTATGTGCTGCGCTTGCACCCAGAAGTCATCGGCACGGCGGGGCGCATTGGCCTGCTGGCCGAGCTGTTCGACTATATCACTTCACATCCCGACGTGTGGGTAGCGACAGCGGGTGAAATAGCCGACTGGTGGCAGCAGACGCAGCCACAAAATGACGCGTCGCATCCGGCACAAGTCTGGCAGCAGCACACCCAACATGGAGTTCAGCCATGA
- a CDS encoding amino acid ABC transporter permease, with translation MPNIRPHGAESKSSDIDLSEYQYVPQRYYGRIFASVVILVLLALLFNAFAHGKIEWRFVGQFFTAKAILTGLGNTIVMSILAMALGVIFGVIIAVMRMSSNPVLSSVAVGYTWIFRGTPLILQLLLWFNLALIFPTIAVPGLFSFQTVDIMTPFTAALLGLSINQGAYTSEVVRAGLISVDLGQYEAAKSIGMTRIHALRRVILPQAMRVIIPPIGNEFISMVKTTSLASMIQYSELLYNAQTIYFANARVMELLFVAGIWYLVVVTLLSFGQNRLERYFGRGTRRRNS, from the coding sequence ATGCCGAATATACGCCCGCACGGCGCAGAGTCGAAAAGTTCTGACATCGACCTCAGTGAGTACCAATACGTTCCGCAGCGCTACTACGGCAGAATTTTCGCATCAGTGGTGATTCTGGTGCTGTTGGCGCTGTTGTTTAATGCCTTTGCCCACGGAAAAATCGAGTGGCGCTTTGTCGGGCAGTTTTTCACCGCTAAGGCCATTCTGACCGGGCTGGGTAACACCATCGTGATGTCGATTCTGGCGATGGCGCTGGGGGTGATTTTCGGCGTGATAATCGCGGTGATGCGCATGTCGAGTAATCCAGTGCTGAGCAGCGTGGCCGTGGGCTATACCTGGATTTTTCGCGGTACGCCGCTGATCCTGCAACTGCTGCTATGGTTCAACCTGGCACTGATTTTTCCGACGATTGCCGTTCCTGGGCTGTTCAGCTTTCAGACCGTAGACATTATGACGCCGTTTACCGCCGCGCTGCTCGGTTTGAGCATCAATCAGGGGGCCTACACTTCTGAGGTGGTGCGCGCGGGGCTGATTTCAGTCGATTTAGGCCAGTACGAGGCGGCGAAGTCTATCGGCATGACGCGCATTCATGCGCTGCGTCGCGTCATATTGCCACAGGCGATGCGGGTAATTATTCCTCCTATTGGTAATGAATTCATCAGCATGGTGAAAACCACCAGTCTGGCGAGCATGATCCAGTACTCCGAACTGCTCTACAACGCACAAACCATTTACTTCGCCAATGCCCGCGTTATGGAGCTGCTGTTTGTGGCCGGTATTTGGTACCTGGTGGTGGTGACGCTGCTGTCGTTCGGCCAGAACCGTCTTGAACGTTACTTTGGGCGTGGCACTCGCCGCCGCAACAGCTGA
- a CDS encoding ABC transporter substrate-binding protein: MKKTLLSLLAAGVLLNGVVLSQSASAAEALKQKEDIKVAMMPNYPPLEFKDPATDKLTGMDYDLGMEIGKRLDRKITWQEIGFEQMVNAVATKRVDMILSGMTDTKPRQDIATFVDYYNSGPQFYTTVAHKEINTMLDLCGKKVGTSRRTTFPAEIAAWSTANCVPAGKPAIVVVGAEGTADARTQLRQGRIEGVVQGSETLPYIMNLEKDTYKPLGKAFAYQVTGIGISKDDTALIDGVKGALTAMIADGTYLKILTKWGLQDGAIQEVTINKGK; encoded by the coding sequence ATGAAAAAAACACTGTTATCGCTGCTCGCGGCGGGTGTATTGCTCAACGGCGTCGTGTTGAGTCAGTCCGCATCGGCCGCTGAAGCCTTAAAACAAAAAGAAGACATTAAAGTGGCGATGATGCCGAACTATCCGCCGTTGGAGTTTAAAGACCCGGCGACCGACAAGCTCACCGGCATGGACTATGACTTGGGTATGGAAATCGGTAAGCGGTTAGACCGCAAAATCACCTGGCAGGAAATCGGTTTTGAGCAGATGGTGAACGCCGTAGCCACCAAACGCGTGGACATGATCCTCTCCGGGATGACTGACACTAAACCGCGTCAGGATATTGCGACCTTTGTTGACTATTACAACAGTGGACCGCAGTTCTACACCACCGTGGCGCATAAAGAGATCAACACCATGCTCGACCTATGCGGAAAAAAAGTCGGCACCAGCCGCCGCACGACTTTCCCGGCTGAAATTGCAGCCTGGAGCACGGCCAACTGCGTGCCAGCGGGCAAACCGGCCATCGTCGTCGTGGGGGCGGAAGGCACTGCGGATGCACGTACTCAGCTGCGTCAGGGCCGTATCGAAGGTGTGGTGCAGGGCAGTGAAACGCTGCCATACATCATGAATCTTGAAAAAGACACCTACAAACCGCTTGGCAAAGCCTTCGCCTATCAGGTGACCGGGATTGGCATTAGCAAAGACGACACGGCGCTGATAGACGGCGTGAAAGGGGCGTTAACCGCCATGATAGCCGACGGTACTTATCTGAAAATACTGACTAAATGGGGCCTACAAGACGGCGCCATCCAGGAAGTGACCATCAACAAAGGCAAGTAA
- the argH gene encoding argininosuccinate lyase — protein MSQPVDRLWGARFKQGPAAALSALSRSPDYYFALAEYDLEGCRAHAYELQRAGLLDPQETVLMVAAIAQLAVDYRAGDVQPIENDEDVHTFIERMLTERLGELGGKLRAGRSRNDQTANDLRLYLRDNGRKIVAALLELQQALVKQAELHIHTLAPGFTHLQQAQPIVFGHQLMAHAQSFARDVQRFQDWDKRCALSPLGAAAMAGSAIAMHPELSAADLGYDGACENSIDAVASRDHVAEFLFAGGMLSVNLSRICEEVCLWASRQFRWVELNDGYATGSSIMPQKKNPDIAELTRGKSGRLIGNVTAMLTTMKGLPLSYNRDLIEDKRNAIDTVDQLLLVLPAMAGMIDTMVVNVPRLLEHAPQGFTLATEVADWLSRRGVPFKEAHEITGKLVQVCEQYNLELHQVSDAQLREVDNRLLPEVRECLTLEAAIHARSGWGGTSPLRVAEQIARLKIVIQQQSDWASSYRGLSL, from the coding sequence ATGTCCCAACCCGTAGATCGTCTTTGGGGTGCACGTTTTAAACAAGGACCGGCAGCGGCCCTAAGTGCGCTTTCTCGCAGCCCAGACTACTATTTCGCCCTTGCCGAATATGACCTTGAAGGCTGTCGTGCTCACGCCTATGAACTACAGCGCGCTGGCCTGCTTGACCCACAAGAGACCGTGCTGATGGTGGCGGCCATTGCCCAGTTAGCGGTGGATTACCGCGCCGGTGACGTTCAACCGATTGAAAACGATGAAGACGTTCATACCTTCATTGAACGCATGCTGACTGAACGTCTGGGGGAGTTGGGCGGTAAACTGCGTGCTGGGCGTTCACGTAACGACCAGACAGCCAATGACCTGCGTCTTTATCTCCGCGATAACGGCCGCAAAATTGTCGCCGCACTGCTTGAGCTGCAGCAGGCGCTGGTCAAGCAGGCGGAGTTGCATATCCACACCTTGGCACCGGGCTTTACTCATCTTCAGCAGGCACAACCGATCGTTTTCGGGCATCAGTTGATGGCCCATGCCCAGTCTTTTGCCCGCGATGTTCAACGTTTTCAGGACTGGGATAAACGCTGTGCGCTGTCACCACTTGGCGCAGCGGCAATGGCGGGTTCTGCCATTGCGATGCATCCCGAGCTTTCTGCAGCGGACTTAGGCTATGACGGCGCCTGTGAAAACTCGATTGATGCCGTTGCCAGCCGCGATCATGTGGCTGAATTTTTGTTCGCTGGCGGCATGCTGAGTGTCAATCTTTCGCGCATTTGTGAAGAAGTGTGCCTATGGGCCTCGCGCCAATTCCGTTGGGTTGAATTGAATGACGGATACGCCACCGGCAGCTCCATCATGCCGCAAAAGAAAAACCCCGATATTGCCGAACTCACCCGTGGCAAAAGTGGCCGCCTGATAGGCAACGTGACGGCCATGCTTACCACCATGAAAGGACTGCCGTTGTCTTACAATCGCGACCTGATCGAAGACAAACGCAATGCAATCGACACCGTTGACCAATTGTTGTTGGTGCTGCCGGCGATGGCCGGAATGATTGACACCATGGTGGTCAACGTGCCGCGTCTGCTTGAACACGCGCCGCAGGGGTTCACACTGGCCACCGAAGTGGCCGACTGGCTTTCGCGCCGCGGCGTGCCGTTTAAAGAAGCACACGAGATTACCGGCAAGCTGGTGCAGGTGTGCGAGCAGTACAACCTTGAACTGCATCAGGTGAGCGATGCCCAACTGCGGGAAGTGGATAACCGACTGCTGCCAGAGGTGCGCGAATGCCTGACCCTTGAAGCGGCAATTCATGCCCGCAGTGGGTGGGGCGGGACCTCACCGCTACGCGTGGCCGAGCAAATCGCGCGCCTGAAAATCGTCATACAACAGCAGTCCGACTGGGCCTCTTCGTATCGCGGACTCTCGCTTTAA
- a CDS encoding ABC transporter ATP-binding protein: MATLSIRDLHKSFQQGKQTREVLHNISLEIADNEFVSIVGTSGCGKSTLLSIAAGLEDYDSGVVAVDGNTITGAGIDRGVVFQSYTLLPWLTVRQNIEFALKAAHYNRAECRKIADEHIELVQLTPFADAWPNELSGGMKQRVAIARALSYRPKILLMDEPFGALDAMTRHQMQELLTRIWEQHRLTVMFVTHDIEEAVYLSDRIVVMGPGTIQTTFNVPLPRPRHEDMMVSNAFLLLQRQVLHCIRGGEPNPATSPLRGV; encoded by the coding sequence ATGGCGACGTTAAGCATTCGTGATTTACACAAAAGCTTCCAGCAGGGCAAACAGACGCGCGAGGTGCTGCACAATATCTCGCTCGAGATTGCCGATAACGAGTTTGTATCAATAGTTGGCACCTCAGGCTGTGGCAAAAGTACCCTGCTGTCGATTGCCGCCGGGCTTGAAGATTACGACAGCGGCGTGGTGGCGGTTGACGGCAATACCATCACCGGTGCGGGCATCGATCGCGGCGTGGTGTTTCAATCTTACACCCTGCTGCCGTGGTTAACTGTGCGGCAAAATATTGAGTTTGCCCTCAAGGCCGCCCACTACAACCGAGCAGAGTGTCGTAAAATTGCCGATGAGCACATCGAGCTGGTGCAGTTGACGCCGTTTGCCGACGCCTGGCCGAATGAACTTTCCGGCGGCATGAAGCAGCGGGTGGCCATCGCACGGGCGCTTTCATATCGGCCCAAAATTTTACTGATGGACGAGCCTTTCGGCGCGCTCGACGCCATGACGCGCCATCAGATGCAGGAGTTGCTCACCCGTATTTGGGAGCAGCACCGGCTAACCGTGATGTTTGTCACCCACGATATTGAAGAGGCGGTGTATCTCTCTGACCGAATAGTGGTCATGGGTCCAGGCACCATTCAAACCACCTTTAACGTGCCGCTGCCCAGGCCACGCCATGAAGATATGATGGTCAGCAATGCGTTTCTCCTCCTGCAACGCCAGGTTTTACACTGTATTCGTGGTGGGGAACCCAACCCCGCCACCTCACCTTTACGCGGAGTTTGA
- a CDS encoding ABC transporter permease has protein sequence MLTNKRKPLNLLVIGRLPSRRLFLGIAILLFALLLLAWWLTTRSGAVPAIFLPKLSDVWLKMVSLAQDGTLWGDLKSSLYRISVAFIISSLMSIVIGVLAGCYGFFKAITEPLVDFIRYMPVVAFVPLTILWTGTDDVQKFLIIWIGTFFQQVLMVIDAVKRVPIDFIGLGRTLGMPDRKILFKIVLPSALPGIWDALRISLGWAWTWLVLAELVASTSGLGYRIVVSQRFFQTDTIIGYILLLGILGLISDQIMRGAERVLFRYNRRRS, from the coding sequence GTGTTAACCAACAAACGTAAGCCACTGAATCTGCTGGTTATAGGACGCCTGCCTTCACGCAGGCTTTTCCTGGGCATTGCGATACTGCTGTTTGCCCTGCTGCTGCTGGCGTGGTGGCTAACCACCCGCAGCGGCGCGGTTCCCGCCATCTTCTTGCCCAAGCTCAGTGACGTGTGGCTAAAAATGGTCAGTCTGGCTCAGGACGGTACACTGTGGGGTGACCTGAAAAGCAGCCTTTACCGCATCAGTGTAGCCTTTATCATTTCATCGCTGATGTCGATAGTCATCGGCGTGCTGGCCGGATGTTATGGTTTTTTCAAAGCGATAACCGAACCGCTGGTCGATTTTATTCGCTATATGCCGGTGGTGGCTTTTGTACCGTTGACCATTCTCTGGACCGGTACTGACGACGTGCAAAAGTTTCTGATTATCTGGATTGGCACCTTCTTTCAGCAGGTGTTAATGGTGATTGACGCGGTGAAGCGGGTGCCGATTGACTTCATTGGGCTAGGCCGCACGCTGGGCATGCCTGACAGAAAAATCTTGTTTAAAATTGTGTTGCCAAGCGCCCTACCGGGAATTTGGGATGCGCTGCGTATCAGCCTTGGCTGGGCGTGGACCTGGCTGGTGCTGGCCGAGTTGGTCGCCTCAACCTCGGGACTGGGCTATCGCATTGTGGTATCACAGCGTTTCTTCCAGACCGACACCATCATCGGCTACATCCTTTTGCTGGGCATTCTCGGGTTAATCAGCGACCAGATTATGCGCGGCGCAGAGCGCGTTTTATTCCGCTACAACAGGAGGCGCAGCTGA
- a CDS encoding polysaccharide deacetylase, whose amino-acid sequence MTISNAASLWPQDKRGCMALAFDLDGPTGDAMLNGSIWHKPEYFTFGGYGPYRALARLLDLLDDYQLPATFFVPAWVVENWPKQCQAIVERGHEVAYHGYRHESFYAIDAEKQRWVMETSRDIFWKFLGIRAQGFRTPSGDWHQDTPAMLIEAGVTYSSSMRGDDRPYLIRVPGYEKPLVEIPGRWEMDDYASIAYTREPNFPSGLDRTASYELTLDNWCREFDGAMNEGLSLTTLFHPKITGKPGRIMLLDQFFAHLRSRDDVWFARCQEVAHWWLQEHFDVK is encoded by the coding sequence ATGACGATTTCCAACGCGGCCAGCCTTTGGCCGCAGGATAAACGGGGCTGTATGGCGCTGGCGTTTGACCTCGATGGTCCGACCGGTGATGCCATGCTTAACGGCTCTATTTGGCACAAGCCTGAATATTTTACCTTCGGCGGCTATGGGCCTTATCGGGCGCTGGCGCGACTGCTGGACCTGCTGGATGACTATCAGTTACCGGCGACATTTTTTGTGCCGGCCTGGGTGGTAGAGAATTGGCCCAAGCAGTGTCAGGCTATCGTCGAGCGTGGTCATGAAGTCGCGTACCACGGATATCGTCATGAGTCCTTTTATGCGATTGACGCAGAAAAACAGCGTTGGGTCATGGAGACATCTCGCGATATTTTCTGGAAATTTCTCGGCATTCGCGCCCAGGGATTTCGCACGCCCTCTGGCGACTGGCATCAGGATACACCGGCGATGTTGATTGAGGCCGGTGTGACCTACTCAAGCAGCATGCGCGGTGACGACAGGCCGTATCTGATTCGGGTTCCTGGCTATGAAAAACCGCTGGTGGAAATTCCTGGCCGTTGGGAAATGGACGATTATGCCTCCATCGCTTATACCCGTGAACCCAACTTTCCCTCGGGTCTGGACCGCACCGCCAGCTATGAACTGACACTCGATAACTGGTGCCGTGAGTTTGACGGGGCAATGAACGAGGGGCTGAGTCTGACCACTTTATTTCACCCAAAAATTACGGGTAAACCGGGCCGTATCATGCTGCTCGACCAATTCTTTGCCCACCTGCGCAGCCGTGATGACGTGTGGTTTGCACGCTGCCAAGAGGTTGCCCACTGGTGGCTACAGGAGCACTTCGATGTCAAATAA